AGCTTGTCTTGCagcctcttctttctccagtCCAGGTAGCGCCGCCGCAGCCGGTGTGCCTGCCAGCCCACGAGCACTCCGGAGGCGAAGGCCACCAGCACGGACAGCTGCAACGTCCTCTCGGACACGTTCGCCATCGCGGCTCCCAGGCTTGCAGCGCGGCCTACGGCGCGGCGGCCGGGTCAAAATGCGCAGCGCGTTTCGGGGCGGGGCGCAGGCCGTGCGTGCCCGGTGCGTCCTGCCGCGCAGCTCTTGCAATTTACTGATTCGTCGATCTCGCCTGCTGCTGAAGGCTTGCCCCGCCCTTGGATGGTCCCACAGTTCCCTCCTCTGAACCCCTGCCATACTTATTGTTTGGCATTCATCAGATGTTGCcgtgatttattattattagctaaCTACGGTGGTGCGTCCTTCCAACCTCATGGTCAGCTCAGCCTCTTTGTATTTTCTCTCAGCAGTAGAATGCAAGCCAAATATGTGACTTTAAATTTTCTGggaacccatttttaaaaatgcaaacagttGAAATTATTGTTAATAACGTATTTTACTTAGCTTAATATACATAAAGGATGTTAtcttttcaacatgtaatcagaaAAGCTATTAAtgagatcttttatttttttttatactaagACTTTGAAATCTGGTGTAGATGTTATAAttaacagcacatctcaatttgaacACTAAATTTTCGGGGGAGATACTTGATCAGTTTCTAGAATTCACAAAAGTTAGTTGAAAAATTAGATTCATATACCCACGTTGTTTCAAACACATGTAAAAATTTCTCCAATATCTGAgttgaatatcttttttaaaataaatttatttatttatttatttatttttggctgctttgagtcttcgttgttgcgcgcgggctttctcaagtgagcaggggctactctttgttgcggtgtgcgggcttctcatttcagtggcttctcttgttggggagcaggggctctaggcacgcgggcttcagtagttgtggcacgtgggctctagagcgcaggttcagtagttgtggcgcacgggcttagttgctctacagcatgtgggatcttcccagaccagagatcaaacctgtgtcctctgcattggcaggcggattcataaccactgtgtcacca
This genomic stretch from Balaenoptera acutorostrata chromosome 12, mBalAcu1.1, whole genome shotgun sequence harbors:
- the MTLN gene encoding mitoregulin codes for the protein MANVSERTLQLSVLVAFASGVLVGWQAHRLRRRYLDWRKKRLQDKLAATQKKLDLA